A region from the Paraburkholderia youngii genome encodes:
- a CDS encoding IS5 family transposase (programmed frameshift), whose translation MAKPILDDELWALIEPLLPPPKPRRSRYPGRRPLDDRALLTGILFILQTGLRWDLLPREMGCGSGMSCWRRLRDWQAAGVWDRLHEVLLARLRAADQIDWSRVVVDSSSIRAVGAGPKTGPNPTDRARPGSKHHLITEAQGIPLAVILTGANRNDVTQLHPLVDAIPPIAGKRGRPLSKPRIVQGDRGYDHDKYRRPLHAAGIATEIARRGEPHGSGLGKTRWVVERTISWLHNFRRLRIRFERLAFIHEAFMKIACCIICWRKLKNSFC comes from the exons ATGGCTAAACCCATACTCGACGACGAACTTTGGGCACTCATTGAACCGTTACTGCCCCCTCCCAAACCAAGGCGAAGCCGTTATCCTGGGCGCAGGCCGCTCGATGATCGTGCGCTGCTCACTGGCATCCTATTCATCCTTCAGACAGGCCTGCGCTGGGACCTGCTGCCACGCGAGATGGGCTGCGGCAGCGGCATGAGTTGCTGGCGCCGTCTGCGGGACTGGCAGGCTGCTGGCGTCTGGGACCGACTGCATGAAGTCCTGCTCGCCAGGCTGCGCGCGGCTGACCAGATTGACTGGTCGCGTGTCGTCGTCGATTCCTCCTCGATCCGCGCCGTGGGCGCAGGTC CAAAAACGGGACCGAATCCCACGGACCGCGCGCGACCCGGTTCAAAGCACCACCTCATCACCGAAGCGCAGGGCATCCCGCTCGCGGTAATTCTCACGGGCGCCAACCGTAACGATGTTACCCAGCTTCACCCACTGGTTGACGCCATCCCACCCATTGCTGGCAAGCGTGGCCGGCCGCTTTCGAAGCCCCGCATTGTTCAAGGCGATCGGGGCTACGATCACGACAAATACCGCCGTCCGCTACACGCAGCCGGCATCGCGACTGAAATCGCCCGACGCGGCGAGCCCCACGGCAGCGGACTGGGCAAAACACGCTGGGTGGTCGAGCGCACCATTTCGTGGCTTCATAACTTTCGACGACTGCGCATCCGCTTCGAACGTCTTGCATTCATCCATGAAGCCTTCATGAAAATTGCCTGCTGCATCATCTGCTGGCGAAAGCTGAAGAACTCATTTTGTTAA
- a CDS encoding response regulator transcription factor, producing the protein MLTPLRAETFACAQDFLERTRAMVPNCLVLDVSLPDLSGLDLQNLIASERTDMPIIFITGYGDVPMTVRAMKAGAAEFLTKPFDDQVLLDAIRHALERSRAALTEEAGMQSIRDRYASLSRREREVMALVVSGLLNKQVGAELGISEITVKVHRRHVMRKMDARSLPELVNIAGRLTQSTHGREG; encoded by the coding sequence TTGTTAACGCCTCTTAGGGCAGAGACCTTTGCTTGCGCCCAGGACTTTCTCGAACGCACGCGCGCGATGGTCCCGAACTGTCTGGTGCTGGATGTCAGCCTGCCCGATCTCAGCGGCCTCGACCTGCAAAATCTGATTGCTTCCGAACGTACCGACATGCCGATCATCTTCATCACCGGCTACGGCGACGTGCCGATGACGGTGCGAGCCATGAAGGCGGGAGCGGCCGAATTTCTCACCAAGCCGTTCGACGACCAGGTGCTGCTCGACGCCATCCGGCACGCGCTCGAGCGCAGCCGCGCGGCGCTGACCGAAGAAGCCGGGATGCAGTCGATCCGTGATCGCTACGCCTCACTCAGTCGACGCGAGCGGGAGGTCATGGCGTTAGTGGTATCCGGCCTGCTGAACAAACAGGTCGGAGCCGAACTGGGCATCAGCGAGATCACAGTGAAGGTGCACCGCCGACACGTGATGCGAAAGATGGACGCGCGCTCGCTCCCCGAACTCGTCAACATCGCGGGACGACTAACCCAGAGCACGCACGGGCGTGAAGGCTAG
- a CDS encoding MdtP family multidrug efflux transporter outer membrane subunit, whose translation MNTAIATGSSDPLAYRLLRKGVLAVLACTLSACALIRHDTKPYAVIAPEQIRISGDIHLEPGDWPARQWWSAYGDPQLDSLIARALTSSPTIVIAHTRVAQAKSDIDLVRAGTNLQVTALAALDRQRVSSNGFLGAYSTNEPAIGATGPWYTEGIVGLGASLDIDIWGEQRAQVEAAIGVHNARLAEVAGIELEMSTDVAQIYYGIQTTYQLIDLLSQLQDVAAFDVDAHATRAARGLEPVTQTELARAQLLATQRRLVAARASVTQFRESLRALLGAGPDDLSDIRPVALPLQQSALPPTLSYELLARRPDLQALRWYVQSSFDRIDAAKAAFYPSFDVKAFFGLNALHLADLFTHASQQINLIPGLYLPIFDGGRLNANLSGARTASNALIAQYNEAVLNAVRDVAATGSRLQDLDQEAVLQAEKVDAVSFAEASAQAHYERGVASRLTAMDARQAVLLERISMLELDGQRLSQAIALSKALGGGYRDEAPVELRVR comes from the coding sequence ATGAACACCGCAATCGCGACCGGCTCTTCTGATCCGCTAGCGTATCGTTTGCTGCGCAAAGGCGTACTGGCCGTATTGGCGTGCACATTGTCGGCCTGCGCGCTGATCCGGCACGATACAAAACCTTATGCCGTAATCGCCCCGGAACAAATCCGCATTAGCGGCGACATTCATCTCGAACCAGGCGATTGGCCAGCCAGGCAATGGTGGAGCGCTTACGGCGATCCGCAACTCGATTCGTTGATCGCGCGGGCACTTACCAGCTCGCCGACGATCGTGATCGCGCATACGCGCGTCGCGCAGGCGAAATCGGATATCGATCTGGTGCGCGCGGGGACGAATCTGCAGGTTACGGCGCTCGCCGCGCTCGACCGTCAGCGCGTGTCGTCGAACGGCTTCCTCGGGGCCTACTCGACGAACGAACCTGCGATCGGTGCGACGGGGCCGTGGTACACGGAGGGCATCGTTGGGCTCGGCGCGAGCCTGGACATCGATATCTGGGGCGAGCAGCGCGCGCAAGTTGAAGCTGCGATCGGCGTGCACAACGCTCGGCTGGCGGAAGTCGCCGGCATTGAACTCGAAATGTCCACGGACGTCGCGCAGATTTACTATGGTATCCAGACGACGTATCAACTGATCGATCTGCTCTCGCAGTTGCAGGATGTCGCAGCGTTCGATGTGGATGCACACGCGACACGTGCCGCACGAGGCCTGGAGCCCGTCACCCAGACCGAGCTGGCGCGTGCGCAACTGTTGGCGACGCAAAGGCGGCTTGTGGCGGCGCGCGCCAGCGTCACGCAATTTCGTGAATCGCTGCGTGCGTTGCTTGGCGCAGGTCCGGACGATCTTTCCGACATCAGGCCCGTCGCGTTGCCGCTGCAGCAGTCCGCATTGCCGCCGACACTGTCATACGAACTGCTTGCTCGTCGTCCGGACCTGCAAGCGCTGCGTTGGTATGTGCAGTCTTCGTTCGACCGTATCGACGCCGCGAAGGCCGCGTTTTATCCGAGCTTCGACGTCAAGGCGTTTTTTGGCCTCAACGCGCTGCACCTTGCGGACCTCTTTACACATGCCAGTCAGCAGATCAATCTGATTCCCGGTCTGTATCTGCCGATCTTCGACGGCGGCCGGCTCAACGCCAACCTGAGCGGCGCGCGCACGGCGAGCAACGCGCTCATCGCGCAGTACAACGAGGCCGTGCTGAACGCCGTGCGCGACGTAGCCGCAACGGGTAGCAGACTTCAGGACCTCGACCAGGAAGCCGTGCTGCAGGCAGAGAAAGTCGACGCGGTGTCGTTCGCCGAGGCCAGTGCGCAGGCTCACTATGAAAGGGGCGTTGCGAGCCGACTGACGGCAATGGACGCTCGCCAGGCAGTGTTGCTCGAACGCATCTCCATGCTGGAGCTCGACGGGCAGCGCCTGAGTCAGGCGATCGCGCTGTCGAAAGCGCTCGGAGGAGGCTATCGCGACGAGGCACCTGTTGAATTGCGGGTAAGGTGA
- a CDS encoding FUSC family protein translates to MATADVHSSGLRRFSRFLVDENRAQPGRANVMLRCVFACAIVITISMTLQVPFLALSLLVVFYVTQSNVVMTRLVGVVFVVGVTLAIGSAILVLKLTFDYPLLRILLSAGLFFVSAYLMRVAKIGAAFFVVGIVVIYVQSFVDLTDHAEALVRIVLWVWVAVNYAIAITLLINTLCLPAEPVEQLEDAMLGQLAVTRLALAHLERGERGVVALNARAIQDGTLTLQRLLRFATMRDANYRRRQAFHLARVATVSRLYAAAAHLPESMANVPAGVLHALGGAYERFAHAIRTGERFTVPERLTNIVDLGMPGAVEEMREAFLAFASRSAAPDSTETEREKQRFLVPDAFSNPVYLQFALKTLLAAMVGYLFYLATGWQGIHTIMLSSLIVAQPSLGATSQRGILRIGGAALGSAIALAMVVWVVPRLDGIVGLLMMSLPVIALGAWISAGSERISYAGTQLMFTFGLALLGQFAPTTNLTEIRDRIVGILLGVAISTVVHASIWPEAEGEALRQRVGALLRKLAASLRQQEDAISAPNALWAELADCEAMAARVALEPGWQMGEGQREGFQHHVQTVLAQTREILLAAGAFEAERRSQPNGEGSARRAAAIWATTVAVSLEGYASNLTGGQQSVHAPVPVFSDEEALLLTDAAKRAYDRLTARATRLMGLVSTLPAWRDHQFFDNGIAT, encoded by the coding sequence ATGGCGACAGCCGACGTACATTCATCGGGCTTGCGGCGATTCTCCCGCTTTCTCGTCGATGAGAACCGCGCTCAACCGGGGCGTGCAAACGTGATGCTGCGCTGCGTATTCGCGTGTGCGATCGTCATTACGATATCCATGACGTTACAGGTGCCGTTTCTCGCGCTGTCGTTACTCGTCGTGTTTTATGTCACACAGTCGAACGTGGTGATGACGCGTCTGGTCGGCGTCGTGTTCGTGGTCGGTGTGACCTTGGCCATCGGTAGTGCGATTCTTGTGCTGAAGCTGACGTTCGATTACCCGTTGCTGAGAATCCTGCTGTCGGCAGGACTGTTCTTCGTTAGCGCTTATCTGATGCGGGTGGCAAAAATCGGTGCTGCTTTCTTTGTCGTCGGCATCGTGGTGATCTATGTCCAGTCGTTCGTGGACCTGACCGATCACGCCGAGGCGCTCGTACGGATTGTGCTATGGGTGTGGGTCGCTGTGAACTACGCGATTGCGATCACGCTGCTGATCAACACGTTATGTCTGCCTGCGGAGCCTGTAGAGCAACTCGAAGATGCCATGCTTGGGCAACTTGCGGTAACGCGCTTGGCTCTCGCGCACCTCGAGCGTGGCGAGCGCGGTGTTGTAGCGCTCAACGCGCGAGCAATACAAGACGGAACTCTGACGCTGCAACGTCTGCTGCGGTTCGCGACGATGCGGGACGCCAATTACCGGCGCCGGCAGGCGTTTCATCTGGCGCGTGTCGCAACGGTGTCGCGGTTGTATGCGGCGGCGGCTCATTTGCCCGAAAGCATGGCGAATGTCCCGGCTGGCGTCCTGCATGCACTGGGCGGCGCATACGAGCGTTTCGCCCACGCCATTCGCACGGGGGAGCGCTTCACCGTGCCGGAGCGGCTCACGAACATTGTGGACCTCGGCATGCCAGGTGCGGTCGAGGAGATGCGGGAAGCGTTTCTCGCATTTGCCAGCAGATCGGCGGCGCCCGATTCGACGGAAACGGAACGGGAAAAACAGCGTTTTCTTGTCCCTGATGCGTTCTCGAACCCGGTCTATCTGCAGTTCGCGTTGAAAACACTACTAGCGGCGATGGTCGGCTACCTCTTTTACCTGGCGACTGGTTGGCAGGGCATACACACGATCATGCTGTCGTCGCTGATCGTCGCGCAACCAAGTCTCGGCGCGACGAGTCAGCGCGGGATCCTGCGGATTGGCGGTGCAGCGCTCGGCAGCGCGATCGCGCTCGCGATGGTGGTATGGGTGGTGCCGCGCCTCGACGGCATTGTCGGCCTGCTCATGATGTCGTTGCCGGTGATTGCGCTGGGTGCATGGATCAGCGCGGGATCGGAGCGGATCAGCTATGCGGGCACCCAACTCATGTTCACGTTCGGGCTGGCCTTGCTCGGTCAGTTCGCACCGACGACGAATCTCACCGAGATCAGGGACCGGATAGTCGGCATTCTGCTGGGGGTGGCGATATCGACCGTCGTGCATGCATCGATATGGCCCGAAGCGGAAGGCGAGGCGCTGCGTCAACGTGTCGGCGCTCTGCTGCGCAAGCTTGCCGCCAGTTTGCGACAGCAGGAAGACGCAATCTCGGCGCCCAATGCGCTTTGGGCTGAACTTGCAGATTGTGAGGCGATGGCCGCTCGCGTCGCGCTGGAGCCTGGCTGGCAAATGGGCGAAGGGCAGCGGGAAGGTTTTCAGCACCATGTCCAGACGGTGCTTGCGCAGACCCGCGAAATCCTGCTGGCTGCGGGCGCTTTCGAAGCGGAACGCCGGTCGCAGCCGAATGGGGAGGGTAGTGCGCGGCGCGCCGCAGCGATCTGGGCAACGACGGTCGCGGTATCGCTGGAAGGGTACGCAAGCAACTTGACCGGGGGCCAGCAGTCAGTGCACGCACCGGTTCCCGTTTTCTCCGATGAGGAAGCGTTGTTGCTCACGGATGCAGCGAAGCGTGCATACGATCGGTTGACTGCACGGGCGACGCGTCTGATGGGACTGGTGTCGACCCTGCCGGCATGGCGCGATCATCAGTTCTTCGACAACGGGATCGCGACATGA
- the mdtN gene encoding multidrug transporter subunit MdtN — MTDDARAARHMKKLPAAAIVLIAIGLLVVVLWRLDHAPSTDDAYVYADTISVVPEVSGRIIELPVRDNQAVKQGDLLLRIDPRPYQAALDQARARLDTLNNQIVLTQRTVHAQQYNADSVQAAVERARAVANQAEDTLRRTEPLLAQGYVSAEEVDRARTAQRSAQAELNAAMREAQQASAAVSGVDALVAQRAEVRAQIALAELNLEFTEVHAPFDGRVVSLRTTVGQFASALKPVFTLIDTRHWYVVANFRETELKGVHAGTPSTVYLMSDTARRFTGVVDSVGYGVLPDDGGVVEQGLPSVQRTINWVHVSQRFPVKIAVRNPDPELFRIGTSAVATLNRGDAATSRR; from the coding sequence ATGACTGACGACGCTCGCGCCGCGCGGCACATGAAGAAGCTTCCTGCCGCTGCGATTGTGCTGATTGCCATCGGCTTGCTGGTCGTGGTTCTGTGGCGGCTCGATCACGCACCGTCCACCGACGACGCGTATGTGTACGCGGACACGATCAGCGTCGTTCCCGAAGTCAGCGGCCGGATCATCGAGCTTCCCGTACGCGACAATCAGGCCGTCAAGCAAGGCGATCTGCTACTGCGTATCGACCCGCGCCCCTATCAGGCTGCGCTGGATCAGGCGCGCGCACGGCTCGACACGCTCAACAACCAGATCGTTTTGACGCAGCGTACGGTCCATGCGCAGCAATACAACGCGGATTCCGTGCAGGCTGCCGTCGAGCGGGCCCGCGCAGTGGCAAATCAGGCCGAGGACACACTGCGCCGTACTGAACCCTTGCTCGCGCAGGGTTATGTATCCGCCGAGGAAGTCGATCGCGCACGTACTGCGCAGCGCTCCGCGCAGGCGGAACTCAATGCCGCGATGCGCGAGGCGCAGCAGGCTAGCGCGGCAGTTAGCGGCGTTGATGCGCTGGTCGCGCAGCGCGCGGAGGTCAGGGCACAAATTGCCCTTGCCGAGCTGAATCTCGAGTTCACGGAGGTGCATGCGCCGTTCGACGGTCGGGTGGTCTCGCTGCGCACGACGGTCGGGCAATTCGCATCGGCACTGAAGCCTGTTTTTACGCTGATCGATACGCGGCATTGGTATGTCGTCGCCAACTTTCGGGAAACGGAGTTGAAGGGCGTCCATGCAGGGACGCCTTCGACCGTGTACCTGATGAGCGACACCGCCAGACGTTTCACTGGCGTGGTCGATTCGGTCGGCTATGGCGTGCTGCCAGACGATGGCGGCGTAGTGGAACAGGGTCTTCCGAGCGTGCAGCGCACCATCAACTGGGTGCATGTATCGCAGCGCTTCCCGGTCAAGATCGCCGTGCGCAATCCCGATCCCGAGCTGTTCCGCATCGGTACTTCGGCGGTCGCAACGCTCAACCGCGGCGACGCGGCGACATCCAGACGTTGA
- a CDS encoding YtcA family lipoprotein, with translation MSRSSVVSLALLTMPAVLLSGCAFAPSIPLLGAAFPDWLFCILGGITGTILVHLALSRRGAILALAPLAVSYPALSALLAMAAWLAFFHR, from the coding sequence ATGAGCCGCTCGAGTGTCGTTAGTCTGGCATTGCTGACAATGCCCGCTGTGTTGCTCAGCGGTTGCGCATTTGCGCCATCGATCCCGCTGTTGGGTGCAGCCTTTCCGGACTGGTTGTTCTGCATTCTCGGCGGCATCACGGGGACTATTCTCGTCCACCTCGCATTGAGCCGGCGCGGTGCGATCCTGGCGCTCGCACCGCTCGCCGTCAGCTATCCGGCGCTGAGTGCGCTGCTCGCGATGGCCGCCTGGTTGGCGTTTTTTCACCGTTGA
- a CDS encoding lecithin retinol acyltransferase family protein encodes MNRNRHQSGTEYCAQRAAAYTSTDVALGDSNDEPALGAHLITKRHGYEHHGIYVGSGRVIHYAGFVKSVRRGPVEEVPLDEFADGHTVAVRRRPYPKYSGLQTVLRARSRLGEDRYRLLTNNCEHFCAWCLVGESRSEQIHAFLKHPGAGVHALLCLVSALIGIRLKTDRAAVTAA; translated from the coding sequence ATGAATCGTAACCGCCACCAATCAGGCACTGAATACTGCGCACAACGTGCAGCCGCCTATACATCGACCGACGTCGCGCTCGGCGACTCAAATGACGAACCCGCTCTCGGTGCCCACCTGATCACGAAACGCCACGGCTACGAACATCACGGCATTTATGTCGGTAGCGGCAGGGTCATTCACTACGCGGGTTTCGTGAAGTCCGTGCGTCGCGGCCCCGTCGAGGAAGTCCCGCTCGACGAGTTCGCGGATGGTCACACGGTTGCCGTGCGTCGGCGTCCGTACCCGAAGTATTCCGGCCTCCAAACCGTGCTGCGCGCCCGCTCGCGGCTCGGCGAAGACCGCTATCGCCTGCTGACGAACAATTGCGAGCACTTCTGCGCATGGTGTCTGGTTGGTGAAAGCCGCAGCGAACAGATCCATGCATTCCTCAAACATCCGGGCGCAGGCGTCCACGCGCTGCTGTGTCTCGTGAGCGCCCTCATCGGCATCCGGCTCAAAACCGATCGCGCAGCGGTTACTGCGGCGTGA
- a CDS encoding potassium channel family protein, with product MDKNRGRSAPAPLKAGHVFEEFARTLWYLHAPLAALFVLFLVLSAVMYYAGGPIETASETPSSFGKVLYFCIITALTIGYGDVVPTTVVGRIDSVLIGVQGVLVTSMVTAAFVHAVQEAARHARTQDDA from the coding sequence ATGGATAAGAATCGTGGGCGTTCCGCGCCCGCCCCACTGAAGGCTGGCCATGTGTTCGAAGAATTTGCGAGGACTCTGTGGTACCTCCATGCGCCGCTTGCAGCGTTATTTGTGTTGTTTCTTGTGCTTTCGGCGGTGATGTACTACGCCGGCGGTCCAATCGAAACGGCAAGCGAAACGCCATCCTCGTTTGGGAAAGTCCTCTACTTTTGCATAATCACGGCGCTCACGATCGGCTACGGCGACGTGGTGCCCACCACCGTCGTGGGTCGGATCGATTCGGTGCTGATCGGAGTGCAGGGCGTATTGGTGACGAGTATGGTCACAGCCGCGTTCGTGCACGCGGTTCAGGAGGCAGCGCGCCACGCCCGCACGCAAGATGATGCCTAG
- a CDS encoding cytochrome ubiquinol oxidase subunit I — MLTDVLQLSRAQFAMTTIFHIVWPILTVSLSAFLLLIEVMWIRTGDVMYYRHARHWSKLLALNFAIGVVTGIPLEFQFGTNWSGFAQFSGQFVGNILGFEGAMAFMLEAGFIGVMMLGWGRVSRGVHVFATAMVALGSSISVFWIMVANSWMQTPAGITVVNGKLVITDYAAAIFNPDMVWAVSHMWTAAIETGMFVIAGISAYHLFRRRHPEFFARSFKIALGVLVVVAPLQVWLGDSSGTSVFATQPAKGAAIEGHWQTNKPGTGAAWSLVAWPDQQKQRNDWSIEVPGLLSILGTHSLHGRVSGLTDFPRTDQPPMLPLLYYAFRVMAGIGFAFMLLALWSAYALHKARGNLERLLAQRKLLLAWVLCIPLPYVAVEAGWIVREVGRQPWVVYGLLRTSQAVSAVPASSVTASMAMFFVFDVVLLISFFLLARRWLKNGPDLAATPPTTTSITPQTMAAEY, encoded by the coding sequence ATGCTCACTGACGTACTCCAACTCTCGCGCGCGCAATTCGCGATGACCACGATCTTCCACATCGTGTGGCCTATCCTCACTGTCAGTCTGTCGGCATTTCTGCTGCTGATCGAAGTAATGTGGATTCGCACCGGCGACGTGATGTACTACCGCCACGCCCGCCACTGGAGCAAGCTGCTCGCGCTCAATTTCGCGATCGGAGTGGTGACTGGTATTCCGCTGGAATTTCAGTTCGGTACCAACTGGTCCGGCTTCGCACAGTTCAGTGGCCAGTTCGTCGGCAATATTCTCGGCTTCGAAGGCGCAATGGCGTTCATGCTCGAAGCCGGATTCATCGGCGTGATGATGCTCGGCTGGGGACGTGTGTCACGTGGCGTCCACGTCTTTGCCACGGCGATGGTCGCGCTCGGATCCAGCATTTCCGTATTCTGGATCATGGTCGCCAATTCGTGGATGCAGACGCCCGCCGGTATCACCGTCGTCAACGGCAAGCTCGTGATCACGGACTATGCAGCGGCCATCTTCAACCCCGACATGGTGTGGGCCGTCTCTCACATGTGGACGGCCGCGATCGAAACCGGGATGTTTGTGATCGCAGGCATCTCGGCATACCACCTGTTCCGCCGGAGGCACCCTGAATTCTTTGCGCGTTCCTTCAAGATCGCACTGGGCGTGCTCGTCGTCGTTGCACCGCTTCAGGTCTGGCTGGGAGACTCCAGCGGCACCAGCGTGTTCGCGACTCAACCCGCGAAAGGTGCCGCCATCGAAGGGCACTGGCAGACCAACAAGCCGGGCACAGGCGCCGCATGGTCGCTCGTTGCATGGCCCGATCAGCAAAAACAGCGTAATGACTGGTCGATCGAAGTGCCGGGCCTCCTGAGCATTCTCGGCACGCACTCGCTGCACGGACGGGTCTCGGGGCTCACGGACTTCCCGCGCACCGACCAACCGCCGATGCTGCCGCTCCTCTACTACGCGTTCCGGGTGATGGCCGGCATCGGCTTCGCGTTCATGCTGCTCGCGCTCTGGAGCGCGTATGCGCTGCACAAAGCGCGCGGCAATCTCGAGCGCCTCCTTGCGCAGCGCAAGCTCCTGCTCGCATGGGTACTGTGCATCCCGCTGCCTTACGTTGCCGTCGAGGCCGGATGGATCGTACGCGAGGTGGGACGTCAGCCATGGGTCGTCTACGGACTGCTGCGAACGAGTCAAGCCGTGTCCGCCGTGCCCGCGTCCTCGGTAACGGCCAGCATGGCGATGTTCTTCGTGTTCGACGTCGTGTTACTCATCAGCTTCTTCTTACTCGCGCGGCGTTGGCTGAAGAACGGTCCCGATCTCGCTGCCACACCGCCCACGACCACGAGCATCACGCCCCAAACGATGGCGGCCGAATACTGA
- a CDS encoding cytochrome d ubiquinol oxidase subunit II, whose translation MESTTHSLLALTWFGLIGLMLAFYVVTDGFDLGVGMLTLLSRNRGDRDVMVQTIGHVWDANETWLVVVGGALFGAFPAAYAALMQALYLPVMAMIAGLIMRGAAIEFRHSAEHGSLWDVVFGVGSLVAAISQGIVLGKVITGFVPGGSSTAFITVTAIGVVSGYSLLGATWLARKAVGPLERWARRLALLSAQFTVAAAIVLTAATWFDSVAVHARWSEPGVFAPLAVLGVLAVLSYGWLVASLYRGRDRGPFGAAITLFIVSFAGLAIGLYPYFIPGRLTILQAASDTLTLAFMLIGIGLVFPVMIGYNLHQYAIFRGKVIETPHA comes from the coding sequence ATGGAAAGCACCACTCATTCCCTGCTGGCCCTCACGTGGTTCGGCCTGATCGGCCTGATGCTGGCCTTCTACGTCGTGACCGATGGATTCGACCTTGGTGTCGGTATGCTCACTCTGCTGAGCAGAAATCGCGGAGACCGGGACGTGATGGTTCAAACCATCGGTCACGTGTGGGATGCGAATGAGACATGGCTGGTCGTGGTCGGAGGCGCCCTGTTCGGCGCGTTCCCGGCTGCCTATGCGGCCTTGATGCAAGCGCTCTATCTGCCCGTCATGGCGATGATAGCCGGGCTGATCATGCGGGGTGCAGCCATCGAATTCCGCCATAGCGCGGAGCACGGAAGCCTATGGGACGTCGTGTTCGGCGTGGGCAGCCTCGTCGCGGCCATCTCGCAGGGCATCGTACTCGGCAAGGTGATCACGGGGTTCGTGCCAGGAGGATCCAGCACTGCGTTCATCACGGTGACAGCCATCGGGGTCGTCAGCGGCTACAGCCTGCTCGGCGCGACGTGGCTCGCCAGGAAGGCGGTCGGTCCGCTCGAACGTTGGGCCCGCCGGCTGGCCCTGTTGAGCGCACAGTTCACCGTCGCGGCCGCGATCGTGCTCACCGCGGCGACCTGGTTCGACAGCGTGGCGGTCCATGCCCGCTGGTCCGAGCCGGGGGTGTTCGCGCCGCTTGCGGTGCTCGGCGTACTCGCCGTCCTCTCGTACGGCTGGCTCGTGGCGTCGCTCTATCGCGGACGCGACCGCGGGCCCTTCGGGGCGGCGATAACGCTTTTCATCGTGTCGTTCGCGGGCCTTGCGATTGGCCTCTACCCCTACTTCATTCCGGGCAGGCTCACGATCTTGCAAGCCGCGTCGGACACCCTGACCCTCGCGTTCATGTTGATCGGAATCGGCCTCGTGTTCCCGGTGATGATCGGCTACAACCTGCACCAGTATGCGATCTTCCGCGGCAAGGTTATCGAGACGCCCCACGCGTGA
- a CDS encoding DUF3331 domain-containing protein, which produces MKTSEYATLDDARVQVEILEQSETTLIIRWVEPGRCHYGEQRWRLRHANAPGVCVVSRRAIRRGDAVFRPAERPTPANASAMISVEAFGYSNRGVGFNSTESARRI; this is translated from the coding sequence GTGAAAACGTCAGAGTACGCTACGTTAGACGACGCACGAGTCCAGGTCGAAATTCTCGAACAGTCCGAGACCACACTCATCATTCGCTGGGTGGAGCCTGGACGATGTCACTATGGGGAGCAGCGCTGGCGTCTTCGCCATGCGAATGCGCCGGGCGTGTGCGTCGTGTCGCGGCGTGCAATCCGCCGCGGCGACGCCGTCTTTCGCCCCGCCGAGCGCCCCACTCCAGCAAATGCATCGGCGATGATCTCTGTTGAAGCGTTTGGCTATTCAAATCGCGGCGTTGGCTTCAACTCAACGGAATCCGCACGTCGCATATAA